Below is a genomic region from Acinetobacter tibetensis.
CACTGGCATTGTCAAAAAGTAAATGGGCTTCATCAAAGAAGAACACCAGTTTCGGTTTATCCATGTCGCCAACTTCAGGTAACTGCTCGAATAACTCAGAGAGCATCCAGAGAAGAAAAGTGGCATACAGCTTCGGGGTATTCATCAATTTATCTGCTGCAAGTAAATTGATGTAACCTCGACCATCGGCATCGGTTTGAATAAAATCAAGAATATTCAAACTAGGTTCACCAAAAAACTGATCTCCTCCCTGATCGGCCAGTGCCAGTAAGTTGCGTTGAATGGCCCCTAGACTGGCAGGGGAGAGATTGCCGTATTCAGCTTTAAAGTCTGCGGCATGTTCGCTGACATAACCGAGCATGGCTTTTAAATCTTTAAAGTCAATCAGCAGTAGCCCCTGATCATCTGCAATCCGAAAAACTGCCGATAAAACCCCTTCCTGTGTGTCGTTTAAATTCAACATTTGTGCCAGTAAAAGTGGTCCAATTTCGGAAACCGTGCTACGAATTGGATGTCCTTGCTCACTAAATAAATCCCAGAAAACCATAGGTGAGGCAGCAAAGGGAATGGAATCAATTCCTAGGTTTTTAATGCGTTCATCAAGTTTTGGATTGCTACTGCCGGCTTGAGCTAGACTAGAAACATCGCCCTTGGCATCGGCAAGAAAAACGGGTACACCAATACGTGAAAAACTTTCGGCCAATACCTTTAGGGTTACAGTTTTACCAGTTCCCGTTGCACCCGCAATTAAACCATGTCGATTGGCAAATTGAGAATGTAAAACAATAGCTTGTGTTGTATCCGTGGTTTTTTTTGCAATGACAATTGGTGTACTCATTTTTCACCTATTTTAGAATTTATTCGAGCTGTTTTAATGCGTTTTGAATATCTTGGACTAAATCGTCAGCATCTTCTAGTCCTATACAAAAACGGACCAATAAACCTTGTTGTAAATGTGTATTTTTCAGTGAACGCATGTGGTTGAGTTCATACAGCATGACCAAGCTGATTGGGCCACCCCAGCTAAATCCGAGCTTAAATAAATTCAGATGATCACAAAATTCACGCACTGCTTTTAAGTCATATTCGGGTTTAAAAATCACACTCACCAAGCCTGCACTTTTGCCTGTTAGGCAGACTTGTTTCCAGTGTGCATGCCCTGCAGCATCAGGATCACTCGGATGTAAGACTTGACTAAATTGCGGTTGTTGTTTTAACCATTCGAGTAGTTTTAAGGCTGATTTCGCTTGTTGTTCGTAACGTATGGACATGTGAGCCAAGCTACGCTGAATCTGGGCGGTGTCATCGCCAGAAACGGCAATACCTTGTATGGCATGCATACGGAATAATTGATGATGTAGTTGCTGATTGCGTGTCACCACAGAGCCCATCAAAATATCACCACCACCACTCGGATATTTGGTCAAGGCATGTACACTGACATCTACGGCTAAGTGCTCATCGGCAAAATCAAAAGGATTAAAGGCTAGGCCTGCCCCCCAAGTATTATCCAATACGGTCAAAATCTGTTGAGCTTGCGCTTTTTGAACCAAGCCGACTAAATCAGGGAATTCTAAGGTGACGGATCCTGCGGCTTCGAGCCAAAGAAGTTTGGCATGGTGGGATGGGGTAAAACTTGTAACATCTATAGGATTGTAAACTCGCACTTGAATGCCGTAGCGTTTTTCCAGATTGCGCAGATGCTCCATATTAGGACCATAGACATTATCGGGTACCCAGACTTCATCACCTTGCGCGAGTAAAGCGGAATTGACTAAATTAATTGCAGAAAGTCCACTGGGTGCCAATAAACAATATTCCCCACCTTCAATTTGAGCAATCTGGTCTGCGAGGGTAAATGTCGTTGGTGTGCCATGTGTACCATAACTATAGTCATACGGGTCAGTCCAGTGGCGATTAAATAGTGCATCGGTATTCTCAAAGATAATGGTGGATGCACGAAACAAGGGAGGTTGAACGCTGGAAATATACTGTGGTGCTTTTCTTGGTGCATGAATTAGCGCAGTTTGAGGTTTCTTGTTCAAGATGTGACTCATGTAAAGCGTAGGATGGAACCTAGATTAAGAGAATATGTCAATTTTCGCTACCGAATTAGGAAGAACTGTAAAAACAAGCAACCAAATCAAAAGTTGGCTTCAATTTTGCTAAATCTAAGCAAAGCTACAACAATAGGTTACAGCGCATGAAGTCGCATTTAAAAGTACATTATTTTCAGCATATTGCTGGTGAAGGGTTCGGTAGTTGTTATGAGTTTTTAAAAGCGCATCAGGCACAAATTACAGCCACAGAATTTTTTGCCTTACCTGTGGATTTACCTCTGGAAATTGAGGCTTTACCGCAAATTGAAGAAGTAGATCTTCTCATCATCATGGGAGGAACCATGAGTGTAAATGATGAAGTAAATTATCCATGGTTAAAAATCGAAAAGCGCTGGCTCAGACGTTATTTGGCATTGGGTAAACCTGCTATTGGTCTGTGCTTGGGTGGGCAATTGATCGCGAATGCTTTGGGTGCTGCGGTCAGTAAGAGTGGCATGCAGGAACTGGGTTGGACGACGGTACGTAAAGTACAACATGTACCCCAAGATTGTTTTGAGTTGCCTGAGCATTTTAATGTCATGCAGTGGCACAGTGAGACCTTTGAAATTCCGAAAGGCGCGATTCATTTGGCAGAAAATGATGTATGTCGCAATCAAATGTACCAGATTGGAAAGAATGTATTGGGCTTTCAGTTTCATCCCGAAATCACGCCAGAAACACTGAGTTTATTTTTAGAAAATGATGATGAACTGGCTCACTTTTCAGGTGCCTTTGTGCAAACTGAAAGTGAATTGAAACATTCGCAGAAAGCACATTTTTTACAAGGGAATCAGTTGCTCAATCAAGCCATTGAGTATGTCTTGCAAAAAACAGCGTAACGGTTAAATAGTAAACAATGGAAAATCATGGGAATTTGAAAAAAAAGGAAAATGGATTTGCTTAAGCGTTAAACAATGGCTATAATGGGCGACCCTTTAATGAAAGGGGGTTAACTGCGAAGAAAGTAGTTAACATCGTGACAGTCGTGGCATCGATCATGACCTTAGTGATATTTCACTGCTCTTGACACTTACCTTATTTAGTGGGGTGAGATGCGTCAAGGGTGATTCTTTATATATTTGGCTTGGAGTTAACTGGTATGTCTAACCAGAGAATTCGTATCCGTTTGAAGTCTTTTGATCACCGTTTAATTGATCAATCTGCTCAAGAGATCGTAGAAACAGCAAAACGTACTGGCGCACAAGTTTGTGGTCCAATCCCGATGCCTACTCGTATCGAACGTTTTAACGTTTTAACATCACCACACGTTAACAAAGATGCGCGTGACCAATATGAGATCCGCACTTACAAACGTTTGATCGACATCGTTCAACCTACAGATAAAACTGTTGATGCATTGATGAAGTTAGATCTTGCTGCTGGTGTTGATGTTCAGATCGCTTTGGGTTAAGACTTTCGGTTAATTAACGCTTTTAAGTTAATTAGGCCGCTTTTTTAGAGGTTATGCACATGGCTATTGGTTTAGTCGGTCGCAAGTGCGGTATGACCCGTATCTTTACAGATGCTGGTGTTTCTGTGCCTGTAACAGTGATTGAGGTTGATCCTAACCGCATCACTCAAATCAAAACGCTTGAAACTGATGGTTATCAAGCGATTCAAATCACTACTGGTGAACGTCGCGAATCTCGCGTAACTAACGCTCAGAAAGGTCACTTTGCGAAAGCGGGTGTTGCTGCTGGTCGTCTAGTTCAAGAATTCCGCGCTACAGAAGCTGATCTTGAAGGTCGTGAAGTTGGTGGTGTTCTAACTGTTGATTTGTTCACAGTTGGTCAAATCGTTGACGTTACTGGTACGTCTAAAGGTAAAGGTTTCCAAGGTGGTGTTAAGCGTTGGAACTTCCGTACCCAAGATGCTACTCACGGTAACTCACTTTCTCACCGTGTTTTAGGTTCTACTGGTCAAAACCAGACTCCTGGTCGCGTATTCAAAGGCAAAAAAATGGCTGGCCATTTAGGTGCTGAACGCGTAACTACACAGGGTCTTGAGATCGTTGCTATCGACACAGAACGTTCAGTTCTAGTTGTTAAAGGTGCGATTCCTGGTGCTACTGGTGGCGACGTTACCGTTCGTCCTACGATCAAGGCCTGAGGGGAAATAACGTGAATTTAAAAACTGTTTCCGGCTCTGCTGTTGAATTATCTGAAGTTGCTTTCGGTCGTGAATTTAACGAAGCACTTGTACACCAAGTTGTTACAGCTTACTTAGCTGGTGGTCGTCAAGGTTCGAAAGCTCAGAAATCACGTGCTGACGTATCTGGCGGTGGTAAAAAGCCATTCCGTCAAAAAGGTACTGGTCGCGCTCGTGCCGGTTCTATTCGTAGCCCAATCTGGGTTGGTGGTGGTAAAACTTTTGCTGCTCGTCCACAAGATTGGTCTCAAAAAGTTAACCGCAAAATGTATCGCGGTGCAATGCAATGTATCTTAGCTGAACTCGTTCGCCAAGATCGTCTTGTATTGGTTGAAGAGATTGCTGTTGCAGCTCCAAAAACTAAAGAATTGCTTGCGAAACTTAACGACTTGAATGCTACTCGCGCATTGATCGTTACTGATGCTGTAGATGAGAATCTATATTTAGCAGCGCGCAACATTCCACACGTTGATGTGGTTGATGCTACTGCAATCGATCCTGTTAGCTTGATTGCGTTCGATAAAGTTGTTATGTCTGTT
It encodes:
- a CDS encoding helicase HerA-like domain-containing protein — translated: MSTPIVIAKKTTDTTQAIVLHSQFANRHGLIAGATGTGKTVTLKVLAESFSRIGVPVFLADAKGDVSSLAQAGSSNPKLDERIKNLGIDSIPFAASPMVFWDLFSEQGHPIRSTVSEIGPLLLAQMLNLNDTQEGVLSAVFRIADDQGLLLIDFKDLKAMLGYVSEHAADFKAEYGNLSPASLGAIQRNLLALADQGGDQFFGEPSLNILDFIQTDADGRGYINLLAADKLMNTPKLYATFLLWMLSELFEQLPEVGDMDKPKLVFFFDEAHLLFDNASAALQEKIEQVVRLIRSKGVGIYFVTQNPLDLPETVLGQLGNRVQHALRAFTPKDQKAVKSAATTFRANPEFDVEQAITELGVGEALISCLDEQGIPQIVERGWVMPPYSAFSPISPEIRKALMSKSIVAGIYEQSVDRDSAYERLQQKVVERQQQAQADMLAKEQAKQQEILAKQQAKEQERIAREQQKEADRAAKQREKLTEDIVGTFAKSAARSLGGSTGQKIVRGLLGSLFGGK
- a CDS encoding PLP-dependent transferase, which codes for MSHILNKKPQTALIHAPRKAPQYISSVQPPLFRASTIIFENTDALFNRHWTDPYDYSYGTHGTPTTFTLADQIAQIEGGEYCLLAPSGLSAINLVNSALLAQGDEVWVPDNVYGPNMEHLRNLEKRYGIQVRVYNPIDVTSFTPSHHAKLLWLEAAGSVTLEFPDLVGLVQKAQAQQILTVLDNTWGAGLAFNPFDFADEHLAVDVSVHALTKYPSGGGDILMGSVVTRNQQLHHQLFRMHAIQGIAVSGDDTAQIQRSLAHMSIRYEQQAKSALKLLEWLKQQPQFSQVLHPSDPDAAGHAHWKQVCLTGKSAGLVSVIFKPEYDLKAVREFCDHLNLFKLGFSWGGPISLVMLYELNHMRSLKNTHLQQGLLVRFCIGLEDADDLVQDIQNALKQLE
- a CDS encoding type 1 glutamine amidotransferase; this encodes MKSHLKVHYFQHIAGEGFGSCYEFLKAHQAQITATEFFALPVDLPLEIEALPQIEEVDLLIIMGGTMSVNDEVNYPWLKIEKRWLRRYLALGKPAIGLCLGGQLIANALGAAVSKSGMQELGWTTVRKVQHVPQDCFELPEHFNVMQWHSETFEIPKGAIHLAENDVCRNQMYQIGKNVLGFQFHPEITPETLSLFLENDDELAHFSGAFVQTESELKHSQKAHFLQGNQLLNQAIEYVLQKTA
- the rpsJ gene encoding 30S ribosomal protein S10, with protein sequence MSNQRIRIRLKSFDHRLIDQSAQEIVETAKRTGAQVCGPIPMPTRIERFNVLTSPHVNKDARDQYEIRTYKRLIDIVQPTDKTVDALMKLDLAAGVDVQIALG
- the rplC gene encoding 50S ribosomal protein L3, with protein sequence MAIGLVGRKCGMTRIFTDAGVSVPVTVIEVDPNRITQIKTLETDGYQAIQITTGERRESRVTNAQKGHFAKAGVAAGRLVQEFRATEADLEGREVGGVLTVDLFTVGQIVDVTGTSKGKGFQGGVKRWNFRTQDATHGNSLSHRVLGSTGQNQTPGRVFKGKKMAGHLGAERVTTQGLEIVAIDTERSVLVVKGAIPGATGGDVTVRPTIKA
- the rplD gene encoding 50S ribosomal protein L4 translates to MNLKTVSGSAVELSEVAFGREFNEALVHQVVTAYLAGGRQGSKAQKSRADVSGGGKKPFRQKGTGRARAGSIRSPIWVGGGKTFAARPQDWSQKVNRKMYRGAMQCILAELVRQDRLVLVEEIAVAAPKTKELLAKLNDLNATRALIVTDAVDENLYLAARNIPHVDVVDATAIDPVSLIAFDKVVMSVAAAKKIEVELG